The Monodelphis domestica isolate mMonDom1 chromosome 7, mMonDom1.pri, whole genome shotgun sequence genome window below encodes:
- the RBBP6 gene encoding E3 ubiquitin-protein ligase RBBP6 isoform X8, with protein sequence MSCVHYKFSSKLNYDTVTFDGLHISLCDLKKQIMGREKLKAADCDLQITNAQTKEEYTDDNALIPKNSSVIVRRIPIGGVKSTSKTYVMTSKSRTILETPFRSRTEPVSGTSKANLSNSLRRQFDMPSNVQWEAKMETKMKIDDSSASISLAQLTKTANLAEANASEEDKIKAMMSQSGHEYDPINYMKKPLGPPPPSYTCFRCGKPGHYIKNCPTNGDKNFESVPRIKKSTGIPRSFMMEVKDPNMKGAMLTNTGKYAIPTIDAEAYAIGKKEKPPFLPEEPSSSSEEDDPIPDELLCLICKDIMTDAVVIPCCGNSYCDECIRTALLESDEHTCPTCHQNDVSPDALIANKFLRQAVNNFKNETGYTKRLRKQIPPPPPPIPPPRPLIQRNLQPLMRPPISRQQDPLMIPVTSASTHAATSISSSMTPNQSSLSSAVPINQPTTPAPVPDITATVSISVHSEKPDGPFRDPDNKIIPAAALVSDHPKASSSIAISALMEEKGYQVPVLGTPSLLGQSLLHGQLIPTTGPVRINAARSAGGRPGWEPSINRGRHHGERSQRTQGPSLPATPVFVPVPPPPLYPPPPHTLPLPPGVPPPQFPPQFPPGQPPPAGYSVPPPGFPPAPTNLSTPWVSTAVQTAHSNTIPTTQAPPLSREEFYREQRRLKEEEKKKSKLDEFTNDFAKELMEYKKIQKERRRSFSRSKSPYSGSSYSRSSYTYSKSRSGSSRSRSYSRSFSRSHSRSYSRSPPYPRRGRGKSRNYRSRSRSHGYHRSRSRSPPYRRYHSRSRSPPVFRGQSPNKRNVPQGETEREYFNRYREVPPPYDIKAYYGRNVDFRDPFEKERYREWERNYREWYEKYYKGYAAGAQPRPPANRENFSPERFGPLGNRRENSPFARGRREDYSGVQGHRSRNIGSNYPEKLSARDGHTMKDSAKSKEKESENPPGDGKGNKHKKHRKRRKGEENEGFPNTELLESSRKQREPVGGEDIKTDSLFILPSRDDATPVRDEPMEAESITFKPLSEKEKKEKDKPKAKGDKTKRKNEGTTGSKKESTAKPVKASQEKTDLEREKSPRSEPPSKKAKEEVPKTESTKSSSQKDEKTISTPRKTHPKVTKEHQETKSIKEEKVKKEYSKDAKQEKLANKEEKSKKTNEKSKPADAKPEKRKRKAEEKGVDKEHEILSLKSSKPEVAEMMKPSPKRKIEPDAEKTDRTPEKDKAVLTAPAKKIKLNRETGKKIGSGENLPNAKELTEKLEPTSSKIKQEKVKGKVRRKVTATEGSSSTLVDYTSTSSTGGSPVRKCEEKTDTKRTVIKTMEEYNNDNTAPAEDVIIMIQVPQSKWDKDDFESEEEDIKSTQALSSVGKPASVIKNVSTKPSNPVKLIEKESEPSEKIQKPTKEVSHEGVQHEAKSSKTCSSSDKGKTKDRDHSVSDKENSEKRKSSIQTEKDTTVDRISEQGNFKSLSQSSKDSRTSDKHDSGRGSSSKDFTPNRDKKIDYDNRDHSGSKRRDERSDLTRRKDSPSRTKLESSLGQKNKLKDERTDLPKKGVGESKRGNSSPSKDRRPYDHKAAHDSKRSNDDNKSVDKNPVKEREKHISETKNNKEKELSGNKLFCKHSSPDTQIEKEHVTTGQNDKTVVKPKPQLSHSSRLSSDLTRETDEAAFVPDYNESDSESNVSAKEEETLGKNPKELKEKVAEKAKETLETTVVGQIGIRSQSQSSPSVSRSRSHSPSGSQTRSHSSSASSAESQDSKKKKKKKEKKKHKKHKKHKKHKKHTGTELELEKSQKHKHKKKKSKKSKDKEKEKEKDDQKVKSVTV encoded by the exons AACCTATCTAATTCATTGAGAAGACAGTTTGATATGCCTAGTAATGTTCAATGGGAGGCTAAAATGGAAACTAAAATGAAG attgatGACTCTTCTGCGTCTATTTCTCTGGCCCAGCTTACaaag ACTGCCAATCTGGCTGAAGCCAATGCTTCtgaagaagataaaattaaagcaatgatGTCACAGTCTGGCCACGAATATGATCCAATCAA TTACATGAAGAAACCTCTGGGTCCACCTCCACCATCTTATACCTGTTTCCGGTGTGGTAAACCTGGCCATTACATAAAGAATTGCCCAACAAATGGG GACAAAAACTTTGAATCAGTTCCCAGAATTAAAAAGAGTACTGGAATTCCTAGAAGTTTTATGATGGAGGTGAAAGATCCTAATATGAAAGGTGCCATGCTTACCAACACTGGAAAATATGCAATACCAACTATAGATGC AGAGGCATATGCcatagggaagaaagaaaaaccaccTTTCCTACCAGAGGAACCATCCTCTTCATCAGAAGAGGATGACCCTATTCCAGATGAATTGTTATGTCTAATCTGCAAAGATATAATGACTGATGCAGTTGTCATACCTTGCTGTGGAAACAGTTATTGTGATGAAT GTATAAGAACAGCATTGCTAGAATCAGATGAACATACATGTCCAACTTGTCATCAGAATGATGTATCTCCTGATGCTTTAATTGCCAACAAATTTTTGCGCCAG GCTGTTAATAACTTCAAAAATGAAACTGGTTATACTAAAAGGCTTCGGAAGCAAATacctccacccccacctccaatTCCACCTCCAAGACCACTGATTCAGCGGAACCTACAACCACTGATGAGACCTCCAATTTCAAGACAACAGGACCCTTTGATGATTCCAGTGACATCTGCATCTACTCATGCTGCTACTTCTATATCATCATCCATGACTCCTAATCAGTCTTCCCTATCCTCTGCTGTACCTATAAATCAACCTACTACTCCAGCACCAGTTCCTGATATAACTGCCACAGTGTCCATATCTGTCCATTCAGAAAAACCAGATGGGCCTTTCCG TGATCCTGATAATAAAATTATACCTGCTGCAGCTTTGGTATCAGATCATCCTAAAGCTTCTTCATCAATAGCAATTAGTGCACTAATGGAAGAAAAG GGCTATCAGGTACCTGTACTTGGAACCCCTTCTTTGCTTGGGCAGTCCCTTTTGCATGGACAGTTGATACCTACAACTG GTCCAGTAAGAATAAATGCTGCTCGTTCTGCTGGTGGTAGACCTGGTTGGGAACC aagcaTAAATCGAGGACGACATCATGGTGAACGCTCACAGAGAACTCAAGGCCCATCACTACCAGCGACACCAGTCTTTGTACCTGTGCCACCACCTCCTTTGTATCCACCACCTccccacacacttcctctccctccaGGTGTTCCAccacctcagttccctcctcaATTTCCACCTGGGCAACCACCACCTGCTGGCTACAGTGTCCCTCCTCCAGGTTTCCCTCCAGCACCTACAAATTTATCAACACCTTGGGTATCAACAGCAGTACAAACAGCTCATTCAAATACTATCCCAACAACACAAGCTCCACCCTTATCCAGGGAAGAGTTCTACAGAGAGCAAAGACGACTAAAAGAGGA ggaaaagaaaaagtccAAACTAGATGAGTTTACAAATGATTTTGCTAAGGAATTGATGGAATACAAAAAGATTCAAAAGGAGCGTAGGCGCTCATTTTCAAG gtcTAAATCACCATATAGTGGCTCCTCCTATTCAAGAAGTTCATATACCTATTCTAAATCAAGATCTGGTTCCTCACGTTCCCGTTCCTATTCTCGATCCTTTAGTCGTTCACACTCTCGTTCTTATTCACGATCCCCTCCATATCCCCgaagaggcagagggaaaagtCGAAATTATCGTTCAAGATCCAGATCTCATGGATATCACCGCTCCAGATCTAGGTCACCCCCATATCGACGATATCATTCACGATCAAGATCACCTCCAGTTTTTAGGGGACAATCTCCTAATAAACGAAATGTACCTCAAGGAGAAACAGAACGTGAATATTTTAATAGATACCGAGAAGTCCCACCACCTTATGATATAAAAGCTTACTATGGTAGGAATGTTGACTTTAGAGACCCATTTGAAAAAGAACGTTACAGAGAATGGGAAAGAAATTACAGAGAGTGGTATGAAAAATATTACAAGGGTTATGCTGCTGGAGCACAACCTAGACCTCCAGCAAATAGGGAGAACTTTTCTCCAGAGAGATTTGGACCACTGGGCAACAGAAGAGAGAATTCTCCCTTTGCTCGAGGTCGCAGAGAAGATTATTCTGGTGTACAAGGTCACCGCAGTCGCAACATAGGTAGCAATTACCCAGAAAAGCTTTCAGCAAGAGATGGTCACACCATGAAGGATAGTGCCAAGTCAAAAGAGAAGGAGAGTGAAAATCCACCAGGAGATGGAAAGGGAAACAAACATAAGAAACAccgaaagagaagaaagggagaagaaaatgaaggatttcCTAACACAGAGTTGCTAGAGAGTTCTAGAAAACAAAGAGAACCTGTAGGTGGGGAAGATATTAAAACAGACTCCTTGTTCATTCTCCCCAGTAGAGATGATGCCACCCCTGTTAGAGATGAACCAATGGAGGCAGAGTCAATAacttttaaacctttatcagaaaaggagaagaaagaaaaagacaaaccaAAAGCAAAAGGCGACAAGACTAAACGTAAAAATGAAGGGACTACTGGTTCAAAAAAAGAGAGCACTGCAAAACCTGTTAAAGCATCCCAGGAGAAAACAGATCTAGAACGTGAAAAATCTCCAAGATCTGAACCACCATCCAAAAAAGCCAAAGAGGAGGTGCCAAAGACAGAAAGTACTAAATCCTCCTCCCAGAAAGATGAAAAGACCATTAGTACACCCAGAAAAACTCACCCTAAGGTGACGAaagaacatcaagaaacaaaatccATCAAGgaggaaaaggttaaaaaagaatattcaaaagATGCCAAACAAGAAAAGCTAGCTAACAAGGAGGAAAAGTCAAAAAAGACTAATGAGAAAAGTAAGCCAGCTGATGCcaagccagaaaaaagaaaaagaaaagctgaaGAAAAGGGTGTTGATAAAGAACATGAGATTTTGTCGTTGAAAAGCTCTAAACCAGAAGTTGCTGAAATGATGAAGCCATCACCAAAGCGGAAAATTGAGCCAGATGCTGAGAAAACAGATAGGACACCAGAAAAAGACAAAGCTGTGTTAACTGCCCCAGCCAAAAAAATTAAGCTCaacagagaaacaggaaaaaaaattggaagtggAGAAAACCTGCCCAATGCAAAAGAACTCACTGAAAAATTGGAGCCAACATCCAGTAAAATCAAACAAGAAAAAGTTAAAGGAAAAGTAAGAAGAAAAGTAACAGCCACTGAAGGATCTAGCTCAACTCTTGTGGATTATACCag tacCAGCTCTACTGGAGGTAGCCCTGTAAGGAAGTGTGAAGAAAAAACAGACACAAAACGAACTGTCATTAAGACCATGGaagaatataataatgataatacagCTCCCGCTGAagatgttattattatgattCAGGTTCCTCAATCAAAGTGGGACAAAGATGACTTTGAATCTGAAGAGGAAGACATTAAATCTACACAAGCTTTGTCAAGTGTAGGAAAGCCTGCTAGTGTTATAAAAAATGTTAGCACTAAGCCATCAAATCCTGTTAAACTTATTGAAAAAGAAAGCGAGCCATCAGAGAAAATTCAGAAACCCACAAAAGAAGTAAGCCACGAAGGTGTACAGCATGAGGCCAAAAGTTCCAAAACTTGTTCATCCAGTGATAAAGGAAAAACCAAAGATCGGGATCATTCTGTGTCAGATAAGGAAAActctgaaaaaaggaaaagcagcaTTCAGACAGAAAAAGATACTACTGTAGATCGTATAAGTGAACAAGGAAACTTTAAAAGTCTTTCTCAATCTTCCAAAGACAGTAGAACTTCAGATAAACATGATTCTGGGCGTGGTTCCTCAAGTAAAGACTTTACACCTAATAGAGACAAAAAAATAGACTATGATAACAGAGATCACTCTGGTTCCAAACGGAGAGATGAAAGGAGTGACTTAACAAGAAGAAAAGATTCTCCTTCTCGAACTAAATTAGAATCTTCATTGGgtcagaaaaataaactgaaggatGAGAGGACAGATTTACCTAAAAAGGGAGTTGGAGAGTCAAAAAGAGGCAACTCTAGTCCTTCAAAGGATAGGAGACCATATGATCATAAAGCTGCTCATGATTCCAAACGTTCAAATGATGACAATAAGTCTgtggacaaaaatccagttaaagaaagagaaaagcatatatcagaaacaaagaacaataaagagaaagagttaagtggaaataaattattttgtaagcATAGCTCACCAGATACACAAATTGAAAAAGAGCATGTTACTACAGGGCAAAATGATAAGACTGTTGTCAAACCTAAGCCCCAGTTAAGTCATTCCTCTCGACTTTCTTCAGACTTAACAAGAGAAACTGATGAGGCTGCTTTTGTACCAGACTATAATGAAAGTGACAGTGAGAGTAATGTGTCtgcaaaagaggaagaaactttGGGGAAAAATCCTAAGGAACTGAAAGAAAAGGTGGCAGAGAAAGCTAAAGAGACCCTGGAGACAACAGTAGTTGGCCAAATAGGTATAAGAAGTCAGAGTCAAAGTAGTCCTAGTGTTAGCCGAAGTCGCAGTCATAGCCCTTCTGGAAGCCAAACACGAAGCCACAGCAGCAGTGCTAGCTCAGCAGAAAGTCAGGatagcaagaagaagaaaaagaaaaaggaaaaaaagaagcacaagaaacataaaaaacataagaaacaTAAGAAACACACAGGCACTGAGTTAGAATTGGAAAAGAGCCAAAAACACAAGcataagaagaaaaaatccaagaaaagcaaagataaagaaaaggagaaggaaaaggatgaccaaaaagttaAATCTGTCACTGTATAA
- the RBBP6 gene encoding E3 ubiquitin-protein ligase RBBP6 isoform X5: protein MSCVHYKFSSKLNYDTVTFDGLHISLCDLKKQIMGREKLKAADCDLQITNAQTKEEYTDDNALIPKNSSVIVRRIPIGGVKSTSKTYVMTSKSRTILETPFRSRTEPVSGTSKAIDDSSASISLAQLTKTANLAEANASEEDKIKAMMSQSGHEYDPINYMKKPLGPPPPSYTCFRCGKPGHYIKNCPTNGDKNFESVPRIKKSTGIPRSFMMEVKDPNMKGAMLTNTGKYAIPTIDAGRLLFHKLGTMGHKQIDTYFWNRGDVYGAAATQITHLREAYAIGKKEKPPFLPEEPSSSSEEDDPIPDELLCLICKDIMTDAVVIPCCGNSYCDECIRTALLESDEHTCPTCHQNDVSPDALIANKFLRQAVNNFKNETGYTKRLRKQIPPPPPPIPPPRPLIQRNLQPLMRPPISRQQDPLMIPVTSASTHAATSISSSMTPNQSSLSSAVPINQPTTPAPVPDITATVSISVHSEKPDGPFRDPDNKIIPAAALVSDHPKASSSIAISALMEEKGYQVPVLGTPSLLGQSLLHGQLIPTTGPVRINAARSAGGRPGWEPSINRGRHHGERSQRTQGPSLPATPVFVPVPPPPLYPPPPHTLPLPPGVPPPQFPPQFPPGQPPPAGYSVPPPGFPPAPTNLSTPWVSTAVQTAHSNTIPTTQAPPLSREEFYREQRRLKEEEKKKSKLDEFTNDFAKELMEYKKIQKERRRSFSRSKSPYSGSSYSRSSYTYSKSRSGSSRSRSYSRSFSRSHSRSYSRSPPYPRRGRGKSRNYRSRSRSHGYHRSRSRSPPYRRYHSRSRSPPVFRGQSPNKRNVPQGETEREYFNRYREVPPPYDIKAYYGRNVDFRDPFEKERYREWERNYREWYEKYYKGYAAGAQPRPPANRENFSPERFGPLGNRRENSPFARGRREDYSGVQGHRSRNIGSNYPEKLSARDGHTMKDSAKSKEKESENPPGDGKGNKHKKHRKRRKGEENEGFPNTELLESSRKQREPVGGEDIKTDSLFILPSRDDATPVRDEPMEAESITFKPLSEKEKKEKDKPKAKGDKTKRKNEGTTGSKKESTAKPVKASQEKTDLEREKSPRSEPPSKKAKEEVPKTESTKSSSQKDEKTISTPRKTHPKVTKEHQETKSIKEEKVKKEYSKDAKQEKLANKEEKSKKTNEKSKPADAKPEKRKRKAEEKGVDKEHEILSLKSSKPEVAEMMKPSPKRKIEPDAEKTDRTPEKDKAVLTAPAKKIKLNRETGKKIGSGENLPNAKELTEKLEPTSSKIKQEKVKGKVRRKVTATEGSSSTLVDYTSTSSTGGSPVRKCEEKTDTKRTVIKTMEEYNNDNTAPAEDVIIMIQVPQSKWDKDDFESEEEDIKSTQALSSVGKPASVIKNVSTKPSNPVKLIEKESEPSEKIQKPTKEVSHEGVQHEAKSSKTCSSSDKGKTKDRDHSVSDKENSEKRKSSIQTEKDTTVDRISEQGNFKSLSQSSKDSRTSDKHDSGRGSSSKDFTPNRDKKIDYDNRDHSGSKRRDERSDLTRRKDSPSRTKLESSLGQKNKLKDERTDLPKKGVGESKRGNSSPSKDRRPYDHKAAHDSKRSNDDNKSVDKNPVKEREKHISETKNNKEKELSGNKLFCKHSSPDTQIEKEHVTTGQNDKTVVKPKPQLSHSSRLSSDLTRETDEAAFVPDYNESDSESNVSAKEEETLGKNPKELKEKVAEKAKETLETTVVGQIGIRSQSQSSPSVSRSRSHSPSGSQTRSHSSSASSAESQDSKKKKKKKEKKKHKKHKKHKKHKKHTGTELELEKSQKHKHKKKKSKKSKDKEKEKEKDDQKVKSVTV from the exons attgatGACTCTTCTGCGTCTATTTCTCTGGCCCAGCTTACaaag ACTGCCAATCTGGCTGAAGCCAATGCTTCtgaagaagataaaattaaagcaatgatGTCACAGTCTGGCCACGAATATGATCCAATCAA TTACATGAAGAAACCTCTGGGTCCACCTCCACCATCTTATACCTGTTTCCGGTGTGGTAAACCTGGCCATTACATAAAGAATTGCCCAACAAATGGG GACAAAAACTTTGAATCAGTTCCCAGAATTAAAAAGAGTACTGGAATTCCTAGAAGTTTTATGATGGAGGTGAAAGATCCTAATATGAAAGGTGCCATGCTTACCAACACTGGAAAATATGCAATACCAACTATAGATGC TGGGAGACTCCTCTTTCACAAATTGGGAACAATGGGGCATAAGCAAATTGATACTTATTTCTGGAATCGTGGTGATGTCTATGGAGCAGCTGCAACACAAATAACACACCTAAG AGAGGCATATGCcatagggaagaaagaaaaaccaccTTTCCTACCAGAGGAACCATCCTCTTCATCAGAAGAGGATGACCCTATTCCAGATGAATTGTTATGTCTAATCTGCAAAGATATAATGACTGATGCAGTTGTCATACCTTGCTGTGGAAACAGTTATTGTGATGAAT GTATAAGAACAGCATTGCTAGAATCAGATGAACATACATGTCCAACTTGTCATCAGAATGATGTATCTCCTGATGCTTTAATTGCCAACAAATTTTTGCGCCAG GCTGTTAATAACTTCAAAAATGAAACTGGTTATACTAAAAGGCTTCGGAAGCAAATacctccacccccacctccaatTCCACCTCCAAGACCACTGATTCAGCGGAACCTACAACCACTGATGAGACCTCCAATTTCAAGACAACAGGACCCTTTGATGATTCCAGTGACATCTGCATCTACTCATGCTGCTACTTCTATATCATCATCCATGACTCCTAATCAGTCTTCCCTATCCTCTGCTGTACCTATAAATCAACCTACTACTCCAGCACCAGTTCCTGATATAACTGCCACAGTGTCCATATCTGTCCATTCAGAAAAACCAGATGGGCCTTTCCG TGATCCTGATAATAAAATTATACCTGCTGCAGCTTTGGTATCAGATCATCCTAAAGCTTCTTCATCAATAGCAATTAGTGCACTAATGGAAGAAAAG GGCTATCAGGTACCTGTACTTGGAACCCCTTCTTTGCTTGGGCAGTCCCTTTTGCATGGACAGTTGATACCTACAACTG GTCCAGTAAGAATAAATGCTGCTCGTTCTGCTGGTGGTAGACCTGGTTGGGAACC aagcaTAAATCGAGGACGACATCATGGTGAACGCTCACAGAGAACTCAAGGCCCATCACTACCAGCGACACCAGTCTTTGTACCTGTGCCACCACCTCCTTTGTATCCACCACCTccccacacacttcctctccctccaGGTGTTCCAccacctcagttccctcctcaATTTCCACCTGGGCAACCACCACCTGCTGGCTACAGTGTCCCTCCTCCAGGTTTCCCTCCAGCACCTACAAATTTATCAACACCTTGGGTATCAACAGCAGTACAAACAGCTCATTCAAATACTATCCCAACAACACAAGCTCCACCCTTATCCAGGGAAGAGTTCTACAGAGAGCAAAGACGACTAAAAGAGGA ggaaaagaaaaagtccAAACTAGATGAGTTTACAAATGATTTTGCTAAGGAATTGATGGAATACAAAAAGATTCAAAAGGAGCGTAGGCGCTCATTTTCAAG gtcTAAATCACCATATAGTGGCTCCTCCTATTCAAGAAGTTCATATACCTATTCTAAATCAAGATCTGGTTCCTCACGTTCCCGTTCCTATTCTCGATCCTTTAGTCGTTCACACTCTCGTTCTTATTCACGATCCCCTCCATATCCCCgaagaggcagagggaaaagtCGAAATTATCGTTCAAGATCCAGATCTCATGGATATCACCGCTCCAGATCTAGGTCACCCCCATATCGACGATATCATTCACGATCAAGATCACCTCCAGTTTTTAGGGGACAATCTCCTAATAAACGAAATGTACCTCAAGGAGAAACAGAACGTGAATATTTTAATAGATACCGAGAAGTCCCACCACCTTATGATATAAAAGCTTACTATGGTAGGAATGTTGACTTTAGAGACCCATTTGAAAAAGAACGTTACAGAGAATGGGAAAGAAATTACAGAGAGTGGTATGAAAAATATTACAAGGGTTATGCTGCTGGAGCACAACCTAGACCTCCAGCAAATAGGGAGAACTTTTCTCCAGAGAGATTTGGACCACTGGGCAACAGAAGAGAGAATTCTCCCTTTGCTCGAGGTCGCAGAGAAGATTATTCTGGTGTACAAGGTCACCGCAGTCGCAACATAGGTAGCAATTACCCAGAAAAGCTTTCAGCAAGAGATGGTCACACCATGAAGGATAGTGCCAAGTCAAAAGAGAAGGAGAGTGAAAATCCACCAGGAGATGGAAAGGGAAACAAACATAAGAAACAccgaaagagaagaaagggagaagaaaatgaaggatttcCTAACACAGAGTTGCTAGAGAGTTCTAGAAAACAAAGAGAACCTGTAGGTGGGGAAGATATTAAAACAGACTCCTTGTTCATTCTCCCCAGTAGAGATGATGCCACCCCTGTTAGAGATGAACCAATGGAGGCAGAGTCAATAacttttaaacctttatcagaaaaggagaagaaagaaaaagacaaaccaAAAGCAAAAGGCGACAAGACTAAACGTAAAAATGAAGGGACTACTGGTTCAAAAAAAGAGAGCACTGCAAAACCTGTTAAAGCATCCCAGGAGAAAACAGATCTAGAACGTGAAAAATCTCCAAGATCTGAACCACCATCCAAAAAAGCCAAAGAGGAGGTGCCAAAGACAGAAAGTACTAAATCCTCCTCCCAGAAAGATGAAAAGACCATTAGTACACCCAGAAAAACTCACCCTAAGGTGACGAaagaacatcaagaaacaaaatccATCAAGgaggaaaaggttaaaaaagaatattcaaaagATGCCAAACAAGAAAAGCTAGCTAACAAGGAGGAAAAGTCAAAAAAGACTAATGAGAAAAGTAAGCCAGCTGATGCcaagccagaaaaaagaaaaagaaaagctgaaGAAAAGGGTGTTGATAAAGAACATGAGATTTTGTCGTTGAAAAGCTCTAAACCAGAAGTTGCTGAAATGATGAAGCCATCACCAAAGCGGAAAATTGAGCCAGATGCTGAGAAAACAGATAGGACACCAGAAAAAGACAAAGCTGTGTTAACTGCCCCAGCCAAAAAAATTAAGCTCaacagagaaacaggaaaaaaaattggaagtggAGAAAACCTGCCCAATGCAAAAGAACTCACTGAAAAATTGGAGCCAACATCCAGTAAAATCAAACAAGAAAAAGTTAAAGGAAAAGTAAGAAGAAAAGTAACAGCCACTGAAGGATCTAGCTCAACTCTTGTGGATTATACCag tacCAGCTCTACTGGAGGTAGCCCTGTAAGGAAGTGTGAAGAAAAAACAGACACAAAACGAACTGTCATTAAGACCATGGaagaatataataatgataatacagCTCCCGCTGAagatgttattattatgattCAGGTTCCTCAATCAAAGTGGGACAAAGATGACTTTGAATCTGAAGAGGAAGACATTAAATCTACACAAGCTTTGTCAAGTGTAGGAAAGCCTGCTAGTGTTATAAAAAATGTTAGCACTAAGCCATCAAATCCTGTTAAACTTATTGAAAAAGAAAGCGAGCCATCAGAGAAAATTCAGAAACCCACAAAAGAAGTAAGCCACGAAGGTGTACAGCATGAGGCCAAAAGTTCCAAAACTTGTTCATCCAGTGATAAAGGAAAAACCAAAGATCGGGATCATTCTGTGTCAGATAAGGAAAActctgaaaaaaggaaaagcagcaTTCAGACAGAAAAAGATACTACTGTAGATCGTATAAGTGAACAAGGAAACTTTAAAAGTCTTTCTCAATCTTCCAAAGACAGTAGAACTTCAGATAAACATGATTCTGGGCGTGGTTCCTCAAGTAAAGACTTTACACCTAATAGAGACAAAAAAATAGACTATGATAACAGAGATCACTCTGGTTCCAAACGGAGAGATGAAAGGAGTGACTTAACAAGAAGAAAAGATTCTCCTTCTCGAACTAAATTAGAATCTTCATTGGgtcagaaaaataaactgaaggatGAGAGGACAGATTTACCTAAAAAGGGAGTTGGAGAGTCAAAAAGAGGCAACTCTAGTCCTTCAAAGGATAGGAGACCATATGATCATAAAGCTGCTCATGATTCCAAACGTTCAAATGATGACAATAAGTCTgtggacaaaaatccagttaaagaaagagaaaagcatatatcagaaacaaagaacaataaagagaaagagttaagtggaaataaattattttgtaagcATAGCTCACCAGATACACAAATTGAAAAAGAGCATGTTACTACAGGGCAAAATGATAAGACTGTTGTCAAACCTAAGCCCCAGTTAAGTCATTCCTCTCGACTTTCTTCAGACTTAACAAGAGAAACTGATGAGGCTGCTTTTGTACCAGACTATAATGAAAGTGACAGTGAGAGTAATGTGTCtgcaaaagaggaagaaactttGGGGAAAAATCCTAAGGAACTGAAAGAAAAGGTGGCAGAGAAAGCTAAAGAGACCCTGGAGACAACAGTAGTTGGCCAAATAGGTATAAGAAGTCAGAGTCAAAGTAGTCCTAGTGTTAGCCGAAGTCGCAGTCATAGCCCTTCTGGAAGCCAAACACGAAGCCACAGCAGCAGTGCTAGCTCAGCAGAAAGTCAGGatagcaagaagaagaaaaagaaaaaggaaaaaaagaagcacaagaaacataaaaaacataagaaacaTAAGAAACACACAGGCACTGAGTTAGAATTGGAAAAGAGCCAAAAACACAAGcataagaagaaaaaatccaagaaaagcaaagataaagaaaaggagaaggaaaaggatgaccaaaaagttaAATCTGTCACTGTATAA